From the genome of Hyphobacterium sp. CCMP332:
GCCGCAATCCTGTTCGGACACGATGCAGTCCTGCGCCACGTCGACCAGACGGCGGGTCAGATAACCCGAATTGGCCGTTTTCAGCGCGGTATCTGCCAGACCCTTACGGGCACCGTGGGTCGAGTTGAAGTATTCAAGAACGGTCAGGCCTTCCTTGAAGTTCGACACGATCGGCGTTTCGATGATCTCGCCGGACGGCTTGGCCATGAGGCCGCGCATACCTGCCAGCTGCTTCATCTGGTTCTTGGAGCCACGCGCGCCGGAGTGCGCCATCATGTAGACCGAGTTCACTTCCTTGCCGCCTTCAAAGTCGTAAGGCTGTGCAATCTCGTCCATCATGGCGTCAGCAACGCGGTCGGTACATTTCGCCCAGGCGTCGACGACCTTGTTGTATTTCTCACCACGGGTGATGAGGCCATCAACATATTGCTGCTCGTATTCGCCCACCAGCGTGCGGGTCTCATTGACCAGCGTTGCCTTAGCGGCCGGGATCAGCATGTCGTCCTTGCCGAAGGAAATACCGGCCTTACAGGCTTCACGGAAACCGAGGCCCATGATCTGGTCGGCAAAGATGACCGTCGCCTTCTGGCCGCAGTGACGATAGACCTCGTCGATCATCGTGCCGATCGCCTTCTTGGTCATCAGCTCGTCAGCAATCTTCCATGACACGCGGGCGTGCTTGGGCAGACGGTCAATGATCATCATCCGGCCCGGCGTGGTATCCACGCGCAGACGGACAGGCGCGTTATTCTCGTCGACCGTGTCATACCGCATCTTGATTTTCGAGTGCAGCGAAACGACGCCGGCTTCCAGCGCGGCTTCCATTTCGGCCATCGTCGCGAAGGTCGTGCCCTCACCCGGCTCGCCATCCTTGTCGACGGACAGATAATAGAGGCCCAGCACGATATCCTGCGACGGCACGATGATCGGCTTGCCATTGGCCGGTGAGAGGATGTTGTTGGTCGACATCATCAGCACGCGGGCTTCCAGCTGGGCTTCCAGCGAAAGCGGAACGTGCACAGCCATCTGGTCGCCGTCAAAGTCGGCGTTGAAAGCCGCACAGACCAACGGGTGAAGCTGGATGGCCTTGCCTTCAATCAGCTTGGGCTCGAACGCCTGAATGCCGAGACGGTGAAGCGTTGGCGCACGGTTCAGGAGAACCGGGTGCTCGCGGATCACCTCGTCGAGCACGTCCCAGACTTCCGGCCGTTCTTTTTCGACCAGCTTCTTGGATTGCTTGACGGTGCCCGACAGGCCCTTGGCGTCCAGCCGCGCATAAATGAACGGCTTGAACAGCTCGAGCGCCATTTTCTTCGGCAGGCCGCATTCGTGCAGTTTGAGCTCCGGACCCACCACGATGACCGAGCGGCCGGAATAGTCGACGCGCTTGCCGAGCAGGTTCTGACGGAACCGGCCCTGCTTGCCCTTCAGCATGTCGGACAGGGATTTCAGCGGACGCTTGTTGGTGCCCGTGATGACCCGGCCACGACGGCCATTATCGAACAGGGCATCGACCGATTCCGCAGCATCCGCTTTTCGTTGCGGATGATGATGTCCGGTGCGCGCAGCTCGATCAGGCGCTTCAGGCGGTTATTCCGGTTGATGACCCGGCGATAGAGATCGTTGAGGTCGGATGTCGCAAAGCGGCCGCCATCCAGCGGCACCAGCGGACGCAGTTCCGGCGGAATGACCGGCACAACCGTCAGGATCATCCATTCCGGACGATTGCCCGACGCGATGAAGTTTTCCAGGAGCTTCAGACGTTTCGCATACTTCTTCAGCTTCAGCTCGGAACCGGTTTCCTTGATGTCCTCGCGGACCTGCTGGGCCACCGCTTCCATGTCCATATTCATCAGGACATCGCGAATAGCTTCAGCGCCGATGCCGGCGGTGAAGGCGTCTTCGCCATACTCGTCCTGCGCATCCATGTATTCTTCTTCGGTGAGAAGCTGGAAGGGCTGGAGCGGCGTCAGGCCCGGCTCGGTGACGAGGAATTGCTCGAAATAGAGCACGCGCTCGACATCCTTCAGCGCCATGTCGAGGATCATCGAAATCCGGGACGGAAGCGATTTCAGGAACCAGATGTGTGCGACCGGCGCGGCCAGCTCGATGTGGCCCATGCGCTCACGGCGCACGCGGGCCAGCGTCACTTCAACGCCGCATTTTTCGCAGGTAATACCCTTGAACTTGATGCGCTTGTATTTGCCGCAAAGGCATTCGTAATCCTTGGTCGGACCAAAGATACGGGCACAGAACAGACCATCGCGCTCGGGCTTGAAAGTCCGGTAATTGATCGTCTCGGGCTTCTTCACCTCGCCGAACGACCAGGACCGGATCTTCTCCGGGCTGGCAAGCGAAATCCGGATGCGGTCGAAGGACGGGCCTTCGGCAGCCGGGTTGAAGATGTTCATGACCTCATGGTTCATGTTGCCGTCTCCTAAGGGAGTGACGGCGGAGCCAGGCAAGCTCCGCCGGAATTTAAAAACTACTCGTTCTTCAGCTCGACATTCAGGCCCAGCGAACGCATCTCTTGACCAGCACGTTGAAGCTTTCCGGTACGCCGGCTTCAAACGTGTCGTCACCGCGAACAATCGCTTCATAGACCTTGGTCCGTCCGGCCACGTCATCCGACTTCACCGTCAGCATTTCCTGCAGGGTGTAGGCGGCGCCGTAGGCTTCCAGAGCCCAGACTTCCATCTCGCCGAAACGCTGACCACCGAACTGCGCCTTACCGCCCAACGGCTGTTGGGTGACGAGGCTGTACGGTCCGATCGAACGCGCGTGGATCTTGTCGTCGACCAGGTGGTGCAGCTTCAGAAGGTGCTTGATGCCAACCGTCACGCGGCGGTGGAACATCTCGCCCGTCCGGCCGTCATAAAGACGCGACTGACCGGACTCATTGAGACCCGCCATTTTCAGATGCTCGACAATGTCCGGCTCGCGGGCACCATCAAAGACCGGCGTCGCAATCGGCACACCATTGGTGAGGTTCCGGCCCAGCTCGGCCAGATCTTCATCCGACTCCGGCAGTTCCTGATCCTTGCCATAAACTTCAGCCAGTTTGGCTTTCAGTTCCTGGGTTTTACCGTCGCGCTTGTAGCCTTCATAGAGCTCGCCGATCTGACGGCCGAGCCCCTTGCAGGCAAAGCCCAGATGGGTTTCGAGAATCTGACCGACATTCATCCGCGATGGCACGCCAAGCGGGTTCAGCACCAGATCAACCGGCGTACCATCTTCCAGATACGGCATGTCTTCCAGCGGCGCGATCTTGAGATCACACCCTTGTTGCCGTGACGGCCGGCCATTTTGTCACCCGGCTGAAGCTTGCGCTTCACAGCCACGAAGACCTTGACCATTTTCATCACGCCCGGTGGCATTTCGTCACCACGCTGAAGCTTGTCGACCTTGTCCTCGAAACGGCGATCCAGCCGCGCCTTGGAATCGTCATACTGCTTCTTCAGCGCTTCGACTTCGCCCATCGCCTTTTCGTCGTCGATGGCAATTTTCCACCACTGGCTGCGCGGCTCGTTATCAAGGGCTTCCTGGGTAACTTCACCCTTTTAAAGCCCTTCGGACCCGATGTCGCTTTCTTGCCCAGCAGCAGATCACCCAGACGCGAATAGATGTTGCGTTCCAGAATGTTCAGCTCGTCATCGCGGTCCTTGCCGAGACGTTCGATTTCCTCACGCTCGATCGAGATCGCGCGCTGGTCCTTGTCGACACCGTGACGGTTGAAGACGCGGACTTCGACGACGGTGCCGGTGGTGCCCGGCGGCAGACGTAGTGATGTGTCACGCACATCGGAGGCTTTTTCACCGAAGATGGCGCGCGAAGCTTTTCTTCCGGCGTCATCGGGCTTTCACCCTTCGGGGTCACCTTGCCCACGAGAATATCGCCGGACTCAAGCTCTGCGCCCACCGATACGATACCGGCTTCGTCGAGATTGCGGAGCGCTTCCTCGCCGACATTCGGGATGTCGCGCGTGATTTCTTCCGGTCCCAGCTTCGTGTCACGTGCCATGACCTCGAACTCTTCGAGGTGGATCGACGTGAACACGTCATCCCGCACGATGCGTTCGGAAATGAGGATGGAGTCCTCGAAGTTATAACCATTCCACGGCATGAAGGCGACGAGCACATTCTTGCCGAGCGCGAGCTCACCCAGATCGGTCGACGGGCCATCGGCAATGATGTCCCCGGCCTGCACCTCATCGCCAACCTTCACGATCGGACGCTGATTGATACAGGTCGACTGGTTCGAACGCTGGAACTTGGCGAGACGATAAATGTCCACGCCGGATTGCGCCGCATCGACGTCGCCCGTGGCCCGGACAACGATACGCGTGGCATCCACCTGCTCGATCACACCATCCCGGCGTGCGGCAATCGCCGCACCGAATCGCGCGCCACAACCTCTTCCATGCCGGTGCCGACCAGCGGCGCCTCGGCTTGCAGAAGCGGAACGGCCTGACGCTGCATGTTCGAGCCCATGAGGGCCCGATTGGCGTCATCGTTTTCAAGGAAGGATCAGGGCCGCCGCAACCGAAACCACCTGTTTCGGCGAGACGTCGATATAGTCCACATCCTCGCGCGGGGTCAGGGTCGCATCGCGGCCCGGTCCAACACGGCAGTTGACGAATTCATTGTCCAGCACGCCCTTGTCGCTCACCGTCGCATTCGCCTGAGCGATGCTGTAGCGCGCCTCTTCCATCGCGGAGAGATAATGCACCTCATCGGTCAGCTTGCCGTTTTCAACCTTGCGGTACGGGCTCTCGATGAAGCCGTACTTGTTGACGCGGGCATAGGTCGACAGCGAGTTGATCAGGCCGATATTCGGGCCTTCCGGCGTTTCAATCGGACAGATCCGGCCATAGTGGGTCGGGTGCACGTCGCGGACTTCAAACCCGGCCCGCTCGCGTGTCAGACCACCCGGTCCTAGCGCCGAAAGGCGGCGTTTGTGGGTCACTTCCGACAACGGATTGGTCTGATCCATGAATTGCGACAGCTGCGAGGAACCGAAGAATTCGCGGACCGCGGCCGCAGCCGGCTTCGCATTGACCAGATCGTGCGGCATGACGGTTTCGATATCGACCGAGCTCATCCGCTCCTTGATGGCGCGTTCCATCCGCAGAAGACCGATGCGATACTGATTTTCCATCAGCTCACCGACCGAACGCAGACGGCGATTGCCGAGATTGTCGATGTCGTCGATCTCGCCACGGCCATCGCGCAGGCCCACAAGGGTCTGAAGCACGGCCAGAATGTCTTCCTTGCGCAGGACACGCATATCGTCCGGTGCATCCAGATCGAGGCGCATATTCATTTTCACACGGCCAACCGCAGAAAGGTCATAACGCTCGGAATCGAAGAACAGACCCTGGAACATGGCTTCCGCCGTCTCCGTGGAGGCTCGCCGGGGCGCATGACACGATAAATGTCGACCAGAGCCTGATCGCGCGTGTCATTCTTGTCGGCCGCCAGCGTCTGCTGCATGTACGGGCCGCGGACTGATTATCGATGTCCAGAATGTCGAGCGCCTTGAATTTCTGCTCGCGCAGCGCCTCGATCACCTCTTCTGTGATCTCGTCACCGGCTTCGGCATAGATCCGCCGGTCTTGGTGTTCACCAGATCCTCGGCCACGAACCGGCCCATCAGGCCTTCATCGCTGAGCAGAATGTCTTTCGCCGTCTTCCGCCAGCTTGTTGGCCGCACGGGCGGCAATCTTCGCCGGCCGGCGCCACAACTTCACCGGACTTGGCGTCAATCAGATCGAATGACGGCTTCATGCCGCGCCAGCGTTCCTTCACGAATGGAACCGCCCATCCGCCCTTGATCAGCTTCACGGTGATCCGCTCGTAGAAGTCGCGAGAATTTCCTCGCGGTCCATACCGAGCGCATACATCAGGGTCGTCGCAGGAAGTTTCCGGCGGCGGTCAAGACGCATGTGAACCACGTCCTTGGCATCGAACTCGAAGTCCAGCCAGGAACCGCGATAGGGAATGATGCGTGCGGCGAACAGGAATTTGCCGGAAGCATGGGTCTTGCCCCGGTCGTGATCGAAGAACACGCCTGGCGAACGGTGCATCTGGGAGACGATCACGCGCTCTGTACCGTTGATAACGAAGGTGCCCTTGTCCGTCATGAGCGGAATGTCGCCCATATAGACGTCCTGCTCCTTGATATCCTTGACGGATTTCGCGCCAGTTTCTTCGTCCACATCAAACACGACGAGACGCATTTTCACCTTCAGCGGCGCCGCGTAAGTCAGATCGCGCTGCTCGCATTCATCGACATCAAATTTCGGCGGCTCGAACTCATAGGATACGAAGTCGAGAACCGACTTCTCGGAAAATCCTTGATCGGAAAAACAGATTTGAAAACGGCCTGAAGACCTTCATCGCCGCGCTCGGCAGCGGGAACATCTTTCATCAGGAACTGATCATAGGAGCTTTTCTGCACCTCGATCAGATTTGGCATCGGGACGGTTTCGGGAATAACTCCGAAAGATTTGCGAATGCGCTTTTTGCCGGTGAACGACAGACCCATGTCGGCTCCCTTTGCAGCCTTGGCTGCACTTTGTGTTCCAGTTCCGCACCGAATGATGCGGCTGCTGCCTAACGCCCCGGATCACCGGGCGGAAAGCGTCAGGCCAATCTCGGCGCAGGCTGGCTGAGATCGGCGAATTCCGTTTCAGAGACGGGTCGACGGACGCATGGAAAACCCCATGCGTCCGTCAATGTCCCTGTCGATTCTGCAAGCAGAACCTATTTCAGCTCGACAGTTGCGCCTGCTATTCGAGCTTCTTCTTGATCTCTTCAGCTTCAGCTCGGGCGGCTTCCTTGAGCGGCCTTGCCGCCAGCTTCAACCAGATCCTTGGCTTCTTTCAGGCCGAGACCCGTGATCGCACGTACTTCTTTGATCACGTTGATTTTCTTGTCACCTGCAGCAACGAGAATGACGTCGAAATCGTCCTTCTCTTCAGCAGCCGGGCCAGCATCGGCGCCCGGGGCGGCAACAGCCACGGCAGCAGCCGCAGGCTTGATGCCTTTTTCTTCAGGATGTCATTGAGTTCTTGGCTTCCAGAATGGTAAGGCCCAGGAGTTCGTCTGCGAGTTTAGCTACATCAGCCATTTGTTTTCAGTCCTTGATAAGTCGAGTTGGTTCGAAAGCGGAGAATGACGCACCTCAGGCTTCGGCTTTTCGCCGATAACCTGTATCTGTCCGGCCAGTGTCTGGCCCGAGAGGTGATACGCGAGACAACTTCGCCAGCCTGACCCAGAAGACGGGCCGCAACCATTCCGATAAGTTCTTCACGCGACGGCATTTTCGACAGAGCCGCAACGCCATTGGCGTCAAAGACTTCTGCTTCCATGAAACCGCCGAGAATTTCGAACTTCTCGTTATTCTTGGCATAGGCACTGCAGCCTTGGGCGCAGCGGTGAAGTCTTCAGAGAAGGCGATCCCGACGGGACCGTTGAAATACTCTGAAGCAGCCTCAGCGCTGTTACCCTGAAGTGCAATCTTGGCGAGACGATTGCGCACCACTTTGAAAGTGCCGCCGGTTTCCCGGAGCTTGGTACGCAAGTCCGTCATTTCCGCAACGGTCATGCCCGAATAGTGGGCAATGACCACGGAGCCGCTCGAGAAGATACCCTTGAGCTCTTCGACGGAGGCTTCCTTGGTCAAACGATCCATTTGCGGTCTCCTGTTAGACACTTCCCCATGAAGTGCCCGGTGAAGACGCCCCGAATGCGCCTGTTGCCGTGAGGCCCAGGACGCGCCCGAAGCGCATTCCTGTCCCAGGGCTCGAACCAACACCCCCGCCATAGCGGGCCTGTCAAATTCTTGCTCTGTCTCACTCAGGGCCCTTGCGGAATTAAGACAGACCGGACGGTCTGCCCCTGCGATCTCGGACAGGTTGGCCGAATCGGCAAAATGCCGCTTCCGACCGGACCGGCGGTGTTAACCACCAGAATACCTTCTTGACAAGCCCTATGCGGACGGCGCTGCAGCCGAAGCTTCGAAATGTCAACTTTCACGCCCGGCCCCATGGTGGAGCTGAGTGCGATTTTCTTCAGATACGTGCCTTTGGCGCCCGACGGCTTTGCTTTCACAATCGCGTCGAGGAAGGCCTTGATATTCTCGTGCAGAGCCTGCTCGGTGAAGCTGGCCTTGCCGATACCGGCATGGATGACACCGGCTTTTCGGCGCGGAATTCAACAGCACCACCCTTGAGGCTTCAATCGCCTTGGTCACGTCCATGGTGACGGTACCGACCTTCGGGTTGGGCATCAGGCCGCGCGGACCCAGCACCTACCGAGACGGCCGACGAGCGGCATCATGTCCGGCGTTGCGCGATAACCTTGTCGAAACTGAGCGGCCGCCCTGGATTTCTTCCATCAGGTCTTCCGCACCAACGATTTCGGCACCGGCCTTCGTGGCTTCTTCGGCTTTTGCACCTTTGGCAAAACCGCAACGCGGACCGACCGGCCCGTGCCATTCGGCAGGCTGCAAACGCCGCGAACCATCTGGTCAGCGTGGCGCGGGTCGACATTCAGATTGATCGCGACCTCGATGGTCTCGTCAAACTTTGCCGTGGCGTTGGCTTTCACGAAGGCAACGGCTTCGGCGACCGTATGCATTTTTCGCGATCAAGCCCGGCGCGTGCCGCGCCAATTCTTTGCTACTTTGCCATGGGACTTACTCCACCACATCCAGGCCCATCGAACGGGCAGAACCCGCGATGATTTTCGTGGCCTGATCAAGATCATTTGCGTTCAAATCGGCCATTTTCGCCTCGGCGATCTCGCGGCATTGCGACATCGTCACCTTGGCGATCGGCGACGTCGAACCCGGCGCGCCGGATCCCTTTGAACCTTCGCGGCCTTCTTCAGATAGAAGCTGGCCGGCGGTGTCTTGGTCTCGAACGTGAAGGATTTGTCCTGGAAGACGGTGATGACGGTCGGGATCGGCATCCCTTTTTCCATCTCTTGCGTCTTTGCGTTGAACGCCTTGCAGAACTCCATGATGTTGACCCCGCGCTGACCCAGCGCAGGACCGATTGGCGGGGACGGATTGGCCGCCCGGCCGGAACTTGCAGCTTGATATAGCCGCTGATCTTCTTCGCCATTTCCTATACTCCAGTCAGGAGAGCGCGGTGCGGTCACGGCATGGTCTTGCCCGCAACCTCCGCACTCAGTGTGATAATCAGGCCGCTTTTCGACCTGACCGTAGTCCAGCTCAACCGGCGTGGCCCGGCCAAAGATATTGATTGCCACTTTCAGGCGGGCATTCTCCTCGTCCACTTCCTCCACGACGCCGTTAAAGCTCTGGAAGTGACCATCGGTGACACGAACCGTCTCACCGATATCATAATGGACCGTCGGCATCGGACGCTCGGCGTCCTCCTCCATCTGACCCAGAATACGCTTCACCTCATTCTCGGATACCGGCATCGGCTTCGTGCCGGACCCCAGGAAACCCGTGACTTTCGGTGTATTTTTCACGAGGTGGTAGGCAGCATCCGTCATGTCCATCTTCACCAGCACATAGCCGGGGAAGTATTTGCGTTCGGACTGGACCTTGCGCCCCTTGCGCACCTCGACGACCTCTTCGGTCGGAACAGAATCTCTTCAAAGCAGTCTTCCAGTCCCTTCTGGACGGCATCTGCCTTGATCGCCTCCGCCACCTTCTTTCGAAGTTGGAGTAGGCCTGAACGATATACCATCTGGAAGCCATGCGTTCGGACCCTTAAGAACCAAGCTGAAGAATGGCGGTGACCGCGGCGGAAATGCCGGAATCTACCGCAAAGAAAAACAGTGCCGCCAGCCCGGCCATGATCAGGACCATGATCGTCGAGACCAGTGTCTCCTGACGCGTCGTCCAGGTCACCTTGCGGCCCTCCTGGCGAACCTGTTGGAAGAACTGGAAGGATTCACACCTTCTTCTTCGGCGCAGGCGCGTCGTCTTTCTTGACAGGCGTATTTTTACCGATCGTCTTGGCCATTATACCTATTTAATCCGTCACCAGCGTTTTGCCAGTCCCTGTTCGAATGGCAGGGGCGGAGGGACTCGAACCCCCGGCCCTCGGTTTTGGAGACCGATGCTCTACCAGCTGAGCTACACCCCTACGGCCATCCACACAAAGAACCGTCTGCTCATAAATGAGCAGTCCGGCCACTTGGCAATAGCCGCGCCTCTTACTCGCAATTTGCTGACAATAGAAGCCCGAAACTGCATTTTACCGGTTATTTTCCGCTTTGATGAGCCAGGCCATCGGCCGGTCGCCGGAAAGGCCGGATTGCAGCTTGCAGGATTTATTGGAAAGACCGGCCCCCTCCAGGCGTCCGAACACGGCCTTGATGTCCTCTTCCGACAGCGCGGCATCCATCATGGAGACCATGCGATCCCTGAAAGACGTCACTTTCTGACGCTGGGCTGTCAGCCATGATGTGATCTGGATACGGTCATAGGCGGCCCGCCTAACATAAAGGCGAAGGAGATCGGGCAGTAATTGCGTCACATAGTCCACCCCGCCACCATTCTGACCCTCAATCTGGCGCTGGATGTTGCCCAGCTGGTCTGCAAGCTCCTGCTCGCCAGCCATCCGGCGGTCCGGATCAACTTCATCGACAAGCCGGTCAACCCGTTCGAGAATGTCCGGCTCCAGCACCGCATCGAGGGCCAGGCGATCACTGGCGCATTCATCCCAGACGGCGCCATTCTTTACATGCGACATGACAATCAGATGGCCGCCGGGCCGGACGAGCTCGGCCGCAACGGAAAAAGCCTCCAGCCCCGCATATTCAAGCCCGAACTGGCTGACCACAATATCCTGACTGGATGGAGCCAGAGACAGATCCAGCAGGCTGGCCTCGACAAACGTATCGCCATGCTCCCGCCAGAGAGCGCACTTTTTCGAGCGCGCAGCGCCACATCGACAAATGTAAGCTTTGCGCTTCCGCCCGATCCTGCAATCCGCCTCGCAATTCGACCGACACGCCGCCGCCGCAGGCCAGGTCAGCAATCGCAACGTCACGTCTCTGCAAGAAGGGGCCGCAGCTCTGCTTCCCAATGCGATTGCATCAATTCTGCCGCACCGGTGCAAACATCTCCGGACTCATCGAGATGATTCCAGAAATTCTTCCATTCGCGAGCCATAATATCCTCCGAAAACAAATGGCGGGGCCGAAGCCCCGCCATCCAGTCTGTTGGAGTATTCGCTGTACTAGAAGCGCAGCGAACCACCCACGAAGAGACGACGACCCAGGGTCTCGTACGTCGCCGGCCAGGTGTTACCCTGTTCGGAGGCGGTCGAGCCGAGAACCGGAACGTCTGTATCGGTCACATTGGTGATACCAATCGTCGTCGAGAAATTCTCGGTGACGTCATATTGGAAGGTCACGTCAAAATAGTTCGTGCCACCAATATCGTCCGACAGGCTGCTGACCAGCGGAAGCGTTGTGTCATCCGCATCGACAGCACCGACATGACGCCAGCGCAGCGACGTCGTGAACGGACCGGTATACCAGGACGCCTGCATGGCGTGCTTGTATTCCGGCGTCGGCTCACCACAATCCAGACCGTACTCACCAGCACAGGTGATGACCGGCGAGGTCGCAGAATTCTGCGTGTCGGCAGTCATTGTGTAACCAGCATAGTAGCTCAGGCCCACTTCACCCGGCATGCCGATGACGTCAGCCGCAAAAGCGTAATCAATCCGCAGATCGATACCCTCGGCATCGAGCGTCGCAGCATTGATTGCCGTCAGGCGTGGCAGGAAGCCATTGGCACCCATCTCACCCGTTGCCGGGTTACGAGAACCACCGACAGCCAGGATCGCACAGGAGGCAGCGATATTGCTGACGTGGCACTCGTTCAGCAGGGTCTGCAGCGGAACAGTGGTGATCGCATCTTCGATCGAGATGTTGTAGTAATCGAGCTGAACCGTCAGGCCTTCGATCATGTTCGGCGTTGCCACCACACCAACGGTGTAGGTGTCAGCCGTTTCAGCACCGAGGTTCGGGTTACCACCGAACAGAGCTTCCATCTGGGCATTGCCCTGAAGTTGGCACCCACCACTGGCACGCCAGCAGCCGTACAGGTAGCAGCAACCGTCGCTGCGCTGAACGAACCGTTAGGACCAGAAGAACACGGGTCAGATGCACCCGGGAAACCGTTGACCAGAGGCTGGAACAGGTCACCCACATTCGGGGCCCGGACAGCACGGTTGAAGTTACCACGGACACGGAACTGATCGTCGATCTGCCAGCCGAGGCCAACAGCAAACGTTTCCGTATTACCAACCGTGTTGTATTCCGAAGAACGGAAGGCAACGTTCAGAGCAAGGCTTTCCATGCCGGGACGGTTTTCAACGAGCGGCACTTCCGCTTCCAAGAAGAACTCGGATACATCAACCACACCGCCAACAGGCAGAGACTGGTTGAAACCGCGAACGTCCGGTCCGAGAACCGAGTCAGGGTTGGCCTGAGCTTCAGCTTCACGATATTCCACACCCAGAACCACCGAAGGGCTGTTTCTGCCATTGGAATCGTCAAAGCCTCGAGACGACCAGCAACGGTCGCCACGGCCTGGAAGGTCTCGATGTTCGAAACGATCGCAGCCCGACGGCTGATGAAAGCCGCACCGGCAGCAGAGATCGAACCCGCACCGCCAAAGATGTTGACGGTCGGAGCCGTACAACCGCTGGCCAGTGCTGTCGGACCACCATCACAGAGGATACCCGCCTGGAAGGCAGACGAAGACAGATTGCCCGTCTGGAAGTTGGCAACGGAAGAGCGCGAATAGTTACCCGCAATGTCATACGACCAGTTCGGGCTCAGATCGCCACGCGCACCCAGAACCATCTGGAAGGAGTTCGTCTCACGGAGATTGTTCCGCGGGCCAAGCTCTTCAAAACGGCGGGAGATACGGATCGTGGCAGTACCATCGCCATTGTTCGAGCCGGCATCATTCGTCATCAGGTTCCGAAGCGTCGCATTGAGGTTTGGGCTGTCCAGATTGACCCGGATCGTCAGCCCGGCCGGCGTCGGAGCCAACTGGGAGTCGACGACGTTCGAAGCGAAGATACCACGACCATACAGCCCAGAGCGGGATTCACTTCATAGGTCGCGAAGGCACCAATGTTGTAACGCCTGCGGCAGCTGCAGGTAGCTGGTCGGTGCATAGTTGTAGAGATCGGTGACCGGATCAGCTGCAGATCCGAAACGCAGACCGCGAAGCGTGCCGCCATCCATGCGGAAACCGGAACAGAAATTGGTCGCACAAGCCGGATCGATAGCGTTAACGCCCGCACCATTCAAACCGAAGTTCGAGCTGGTCGCACCACGGAACGGGTTCCCGGAATGTTGGACGAACCACCAAGAATGAACTGGGTGCCACCGGACCCGGATCAAAGAAGGTGTTGGAAGAGAAGTCGCGATCACCCTGAAGCACGGAGCCGCGGAGCGTGTAGCCCACAGTCACGGCATTACCGCGACCATCAGCAAAGTTGCCACCCATCGTCGCATTGATGT
Proteins encoded in this window:
- the secE gene encoding preprotein translocase subunit SecE, coding for MRLSRKTTRLRRRRRCESFQFFQQVRQEGRKVTWTTRQETLVSTIMVLIMAGLAALFFFAVDSGISAAVTAILQLGS
- a CDS encoding class I SAM-dependent methyltransferase, whose protein sequence is MTLRLLTWPAAAACRSNCEADCRIGRKRKAYICRCGAARSKKCALWREHGDTFVEASLLDLSLAPSSQDIVVSQFGLEYAGLEAFSVAAELVRPGGHLIVMSHVKNGAVWDECASDRLALDAVLEPDILERVDRLVDEVDPDRRMAGEQELADQLGNIQRQIEGQNGGGVDYVTQLLPDLLRLYVRRAAYDRIQITSWLTAQRQKVTSFRDRMVSMMDAALSEEDIKAVFGRLEGAGLSNKSCKLQSGLSGDRPMAWLIKAENNR
- a CDS encoding TonB-dependent receptor domain-containing protein, with the translated sequence MEALFGGNPNLGAETADTYTVGVVATPNMIEGLTVQLDYYNISIEDAITTVPLQTLLNECHVSNIAASCAILAVGGSRNPATGEMGANGFLPRLTAINAATLDAEGIDLRIDYAFAADVIGMPGEVGLSYYAGYTMTADTQNSATSPVITCAGEYGLDCGEPTPEYKHAMQASWYTGPFTTSLRWRHVGAVDADDTTLPLVSSLSDDIGGTNYFDVTFQYDVTENFSTTIGITNVTDTDVPVLGSTASEQGNTWPATYETLGRRLFVGGSLRF
- a CDS encoding TonB-dependent receptor domain-containing protein, which gives rise to MVLGVEYREAEAQANPDSVLGPDVRGFNQSLPVGGVVDVSEFFLEAEVPLVENRPGMESLALNVAFRSSEYNTVGNTETFAVGLGWQIDDQFRVRGNFNRAVRAPNVGDLFQPLVNGFPGASDPCSSGPNGSFSAATVAATCTAAGVPVVGANFRAMPRWKLCSVVTRTSVLKRLTPTPLVWWQRRT